TTCAAACAGCAGGGAAATTGGGATCTTAATACTACCCTATAGAGGCTGATAGAATGCCAGTTAACAGTGAAGAGCTTAGAAGTATTATTGTGCAATTTGCAGAGTCGGGTTGGGATTTGATTGATGAACCCGCAAGAGCGTGGCTTGATGGCAGAATGAGCAGTGCCGAATTACTGCCCATAATTATGCAGGCGGATCTCGAGTGTGGAAGCTGCGGCTGTGAATTTGATCCGCTTTACAAAATAGCAATTACAGAGCTGCGGCAGATAATCAAAGCTTAGTTAAAGGGGATTAGGTAAATGGAGCTCAGTACTTGTGGCTTGGACTGTCAGGAATGTCGCTTTTATCAAACGAGCTGTAATGGATGTCGAGCTGTAGAGGGCAGGCCATTTTGGACCGATACAGGGTGTGAGTTGTTTATCTGCTGCTCGGAAAAAGCATATTATTCATGTGGCGACTGCCCTGAATTACCTTGTAAACAATTTACCGATTTAAAAGATCCTAATATAAGTGATGAAGAGCATTTAAAGGAACTGGATAAAAGGGTTAAAAGGTTGAGAAGTAATTTATCTAACTAGTTGCGAAGACTAGCTAAAAACACCCTGCTTGGTTTTTAGAACAAGCAGGGTGCTTTTCTTTTCTAGCGTGTATTTTTTTCTGAAATACTATCAGGTATATAGCGACCAGTTTTTTTTCTCTGCCGGACGCACTCTGTCAGCAGATACTCAATTTGGCCATTGATTGAACGAAAATCCTCTTCAGCCCAGGCTGCAATCTCCGCATACAACTTAGGTGACAGCCGCAGTGCAATTTGCTTCTTGCGTTCAGCCATTGCTAATACAGGCTGCCGCTGTTGACCACGGGCTGAGCATCTTTATTGCCGCAGAGGATGACCAGCAGGTTGGATACCATGGCAGCTTTGCGCTCCTCATCAAGTTCGACTATTTTGTTTTCGTTAAGCTGATCTAAAGCCATCTCTACCATGCTTACAGCGCCTTCCACGATCATCTTTCTGGCATCAATGATAGCTCTTGCCTGCTGTCTCTGCAGCATAACTGCGGCGATCTCGGGAGCGTAGGCAAGGTAGGTTATACGGGTATCTAAAATTTCGATCCCCGCGTTTTCCACTTTTTTCTGCAGTAGATTACGGATCCGCTCAGCCACAATTGTGCTTGATCCCCGCAAACTGCCTTCATCCGGTTCACCATCGCCGGTGGTGTCAATTCCTTCAGCCACATCATAGGGATAGATGCGGACAATATCCCTAACTGCGCTGTCACATTGAAGCGAGAGGTACTCTTTGTAGTTATCCACATTGAACACCGCTTTAGCAGTATCAACTACCTGCCACATTACAGCAACGCCGATTTCAACGGGATTTCCTAAGACATCATTTACTTTTTGTTTGGAATTGTTTAAGGTCATGATTTTCAGCGAAATTTTCTTGTTAAGACCATCAGTAGAGATTTGGTTTCCTGCAGGAACAATGGACTTAGTTTCTACATCACCACTTTGGCCGAGCCGAGTTTTAGCGGCTGGATTAACCGCTGTTGAGAATGGGTGAACCCAATAAAAACCGGGTTCTTTAAGGGTACCGATATATTCTCCGAACAAAGTAAGGACTAATGCTTCTTGGGGCTTTATTATCTTCAGCCCGATAAAAGGTACAATCCCGAAAATCACCCAGAGAATACCCGCCGCTAACAGAACACCGCCAAAGGCGTTTGCCCCTCGGTCAATTAATACTCCACCGATTACAATCAAAGCGATTGCTGCCAAGTAGAGGAGAATGAAAAGAATCAGCATCGGCAGTCCTGGTCTGGCTTTTAAGATTTTCTCTTCCATTGCCTTCCTCCTTTGTATTAAAATGCTACTTGAATGATATCATAATAATATCAATGGTGTAAATAGGTATTATAACATGGAGTTAGACTAATCCCAGCAGTCTTGCTCCCTGCGCCGTGATAAAGCAGAGAACAATACCGGTAAGCGTCGGTACCAGGAAAGAGATCCAGGTCCATTTCAAGCTTTGGGTCTCTTTTCGTATGGTCCAAAGAGTGGTGCCGCAGGGCCAGTGGTTTAAGGAGAAAAGCATTGAGCACACAGCAGTCACCCAAGTCCATCCATTGTCCAGCAATAGCTGTTTCAGTTCAGTGAGAGTGTCCAGTTCCAGCATCGATCCTTCCGCCATATAGCTCATAATTAAGATTGGAATCACGATTTCATTGGCAGGCAGACCAAGAATAAACGCCATGAGGATGTATCCATCCAGCCCGATCAGGCGCGCAAAGGGGTCAAAGAATGCGGCGCAGTGAGTTAAGAGGCTCTGCCCGCCGAGAGAAACATTGGCCATGATCCAGATAATCAATCCTGCCGGTGCAGCAATGGCGGCTGCTCGCCCCAGCACAAACAGAGTGCGATCAAGCAGCGAACGGACTATTACTTTACCGATCTGCGGCTTGCGGTACGGAGGCAGCTCCAGGATAAACGAGGAAGGAATTCCTTTAAGAATAGTTTTCGACAGAATTTTCGATACAACCAGTGTGATACCAACTCCCAAGAGAATTGCAGCCAAAACGGTCAAAGCCGCTGTGAAGGTGCCTAATACGCCAACAGACGATACAAGAAATATGGAGGCTAGGGCAATGAGTGTAGGAAAGCGGCCGTTGCAGGGGACAAAATTGTTGGTGATTACAGCGATTAGGCGTTCCCGCGGCGAATCAATGATGCGGCATGCTGTTACTCCCGCCGCATTGCAGCCAAAACCCATGCACATTGTCAAGGCCTGTTTGCCGTGGGCAGAGGCCTTTTTGAAGTAGTAATCTAGGTTAAAGGCTGCCCGCGGCAAATAGCCCAAATCCTCTAACAGCGTGAACAGGGGAAAGAAGATGGCCATAGGAGGGAGCATTACTGATACTACCCACGCAAGTGTCCGGTAGACACCGAGGACAAGCATATCGTGGAACCATGTGGGAACTCCGATTTGATCGAACAATCCTGATAACCAGCCTTCAATCCAAAAGAGCCCATTAGACAAAAGCTGCGAAGGATAATTGGCTCCGGCAATAGTGATCCAGAAGATCATACCTAACAGGGCGAGCATGATCGGGATTCCACTCCGGCGTGAAGTGAGGATTCGATCTAATCTGCGGTCAAGCTGATGTGGTTCAGTGGTTTCTGCAGTTATCACTTTAGCTGCGATTTCATCAGCTACTTTCACTGTGCTGACAGCAATTGCTTCATGGTGTGTGACCAGTTTTTCGGTGATGACCTCAGATTTTAGTTCGGGAATCAGGATCGGTCTTGGAATGATCTCGCCGCTTGCAACTTTGTCAACAGTGGCCTTTAATTCATCCAGACCGACTTTGCTGCGGGCGGCTGTTCCTACAACAGGTACACCCAACAGCTGTTCCAGCTTGTTTAAATCTACTTTAATCCTTTTCTTCTTCGCTTCATCCATTAGATTGACACAGACAACTACCTTCGGGGTGACCGCCATGATCTGAAGCACCAGGTTTAGATTCCGCTCTAAGCAGGTGGCATCCACAACAACCACGACTGCATCAGGCTTTTCGTTGTAGAGAAAATCTCTGGCAATTTCTTCTTCGGTTGAATTAGCAAGCAGAGAATAGGTGCCCGGAAGATCTACCAATACAAATGTCCTGCCGTTGTGCATGTATCTTCCTCTGGCATTCTCCACTGTTTTTCCCGGCCAGTTACCAGTGTGTTGGTTTAAACCAGTCAGACTGTTGAAAATGGTGCTTTTTCCTGTATTGGGATTGCCAGCCAAGGCGATGATTTTGCTCATTGCTTTCACCTCTTTAGTTAATAGGATCGATAATGATGTGGGCTGCATCTTCGGAGCGCAGTGCAATCACTGTGCCCCGGATTTGATAAGCAGTAGGATCCCCTGCCGGGCTTCTCTGCAGCGCTTTTACGGTTGTATTGCTGATTAATCCTAAATCGAGCAGGCGGCTGCGAATTGTGCTGTTCGCAGTAATGTATCTTACTTTTCCTACCTGGTTGATTGGAAGCAGATTGAGAGACAGCTCATTATTACTCATGGATCAACGCCCCTTGCCATAAGTTAGTGGTGGGAAACTTTTTATCAATCTAGCGTATGAAGGAGTCATGTTTCTTGTTACACAAAAAATCAGGGGAGCTGAAGAGACATGAGTGCAGAGCAGAATTTTCACACGGTGCGGGGCTATCAGCTGTTAAATGCTGAGGATCGAGTGCTGACTCCAAGCATGGAGGATTATTTGGAAATGATTTATCGCATCTGCGCCGAAGCAGGATTTGCGCGGGTCAATCAACTTGCCGATCGCCTCAATGTGCGCCCATCATCGGCGACAAAGGTTGTTCAAAAACTAAGTGAGCTGGGATTAGTAACCTATGAAAAATATGGAACGATTGGCCTGTCGAAGCAGGGAAAGGAGTTGGGGAAGTTTTTACTGCAGAGACATGAGATTATCCAGGAGTTTCTGCACAACTTGGGCATCGAAGAAATGCTGTTAAAGGATACCGAGTTAATTGAGCATGATGTCAGCCGGTCTACATTGGAGTTTATTAAGATATTCAACGAGTTTTTCGCCGAGCACCCACAGATCAAAACTAGATATGATCAGTACCGCATGCAGAGACGAAAAAAATAAACCTGACCTAACCTAGGCGCAGGTTAAGTCAGGTTCAATCGCGTTTGGTTCCGGTTAGTTGCCGATCATTGACGAAAGCAGGTAGTGATAGACTAATTTTGCTGTGTTGACCAGGGCTTCCACATGGGTTCGTTCAAAGGCATGAGATGCATCAATTCCAGGGTCGATCAGTCCGTGGACAATGTCGTGTCCGGCTCGCAGTGCAGCGCTGGCGTCAGAACCATAATAAGGATAGATATCGACTTTATAATTCAGTTTGTGCTGTTCTGCTAACTTAACTAAACGCTGCCGTAGATGGTAGTTGTATGGACCTGATGAGTCCATAGCGCAGATGGAAACGGAAAACTCATCCGCAGTCAGGCCATCCCCAATAGCACCCATATCAACCGCCAGATACTCAACCACTTCATCCGGTATATTGGAGTTACCGCCGTAG
The genomic region above belongs to Bacillota bacterium and contains:
- a CDS encoding ferrous iron transport protein A → MSNNELSLNLLPINQVGKVRYITANSTIRSRLLDLGLISNTTVKALQRSPAGDPTAYQIRGTVIALRSEDAAHIIIDPIN
- a CDS encoding SPFH domain-containing protein, producing MEEKILKARPGLPMLILFILLYLAAIALIVIGGVLIDRGANAFGGVLLAAGILWVIFGIVPFIGLKIIKPQEALVLTLFGEYIGTLKEPGFYWVHPFSTAVNPAAKTRLGQSGDVETKSIVPAGNQISTDGLNKKISLKIMTLNNSKQKVNDVLGNPVEIGVAVMWQVVDTAKAVFNVDNYKEYLSLQCDSAVRDIVRIYPYDVAEGIDTTGDGEPDEGSLRGSSTIVAERIRNLLQKKVENAGIEILDTRITYLAYAPEIAAVMLQRQQARAIIDARKMIVEGAVSMVEMALDQLNENKIVELDEERKAAMVSNLLVILCGNKDAQPVVNSGSLY
- a CDS encoding PTS ascorbate transporter subunit IIC, with amino-acid sequence MAERKKQIALRLSPKLYAEIAAWAEEDFRSINGQIEYLLTECVRQRKKTGRYIPDSISEKNTR
- a CDS encoding MarR family transcriptional regulator: MSAEQNFHTVRGYQLLNAEDRVLTPSMEDYLEMIYRICAEAGFARVNQLADRLNVRPSSATKVVQKLSELGLVTYEKYGTIGLSKQGKELGKFLLQRHEIIQEFLHNLGIEEMLLKDTELIEHDVSRSTLEFIKIFNEFFAEHPQIKTRYDQYRMQRRKK
- the feoB gene encoding ferrous iron transport protein B yields the protein MQPTSLSILLTKEVKAMSKIIALAGNPNTGKSTIFNSLTGLNQHTGNWPGKTVENARGRYMHNGRTFVLVDLPGTYSLLANSTEEEIARDFLYNEKPDAVVVVVDATCLERNLNLVLQIMAVTPKVVVCVNLMDEAKKKRIKVDLNKLEQLLGVPVVGTAARSKVGLDELKATVDKVASGEIIPRPILIPELKSEVITEKLVTHHEAIAVSTVKVADEIAAKVITAETTEPHQLDRRLDRILTSRRSGIPIMLALLGMIFWITIAGANYPSQLLSNGLFWIEGWLSGLFDQIGVPTWFHDMLVLGVYRTLAWVVSVMLPPMAIFFPLFTLLEDLGYLPRAAFNLDYYFKKASAHGKQALTMCMGFGCNAAGVTACRIIDSPRERLIAVITNNFVPCNGRFPTLIALASIFLVSSVGVLGTFTAALTVLAAILLGVGITLVVSKILSKTILKGIPSSFILELPPYRKPQIGKVIVRSLLDRTLFVLGRAAAIAAPAGLIIWIMANVSLGGQSLLTHCAAFFDPFARLIGLDGYILMAFILGLPANEIVIPILIMSYMAEGSMLELDTLTELKQLLLDNGWTWVTAVCSMLFSLNHWPCGTTLWTIRKETQSLKWTWISFLVPTLTGIVLCFITAQGARLLGLV
- a CDS encoding DUF3795 domain-containing protein produces the protein MELSTCGLDCQECRFYQTSCNGCRAVEGRPFWTDTGCELFICCSEKAYYSCGDCPELPCKQFTDLKDPNISDEEHLKELDKRVKRLRSNLSN